A single region of the Drosophila miranda strain MSH22 chromosome 2, D.miranda_PacBio2.1, whole genome shotgun sequence genome encodes:
- the LOC108157506 gene encoding cytochrome c oxidase subunit 4 isoform 1, mitochondrial: MSVMRALGLRLHNQFQQVLPQRGAVMAMMRRGTHHDGTRLMSGDREVVGYGVNGNPIYIDCVEFPFPAIRYREVTAELCAVREKELGDWKKLSLKDKKLLYRHSFCQTYAEFQHFTPDWKLVIGVGCWSVAIGLLLSLSYYFKLYDPVPETFAEDRRQAQLRRIIQLQMNPITGLSSKWCYHTNKWK, from the coding sequence ATGTCGGTAATGCGTGCGCTGGGCTTGCGTCTCCATAATCAGTTCCAGCAAGTACTTCCCCAGCGGGGGGCGGTAATGGCAATGATGCGTCGTGGGACCCATCACGACGGTACACGCCTGATGAGCGGCGATCGCGAGGTGGTCGGCTACGGCGTGAACGGCAATCCCATCTACATCGACTGCGTGGAGTTTCCGTTTCCGGCGATTCGCTATCGCGAGGTCACGGCCGAGCTGTGCGCAGTGCGCGAAAAGGAGCTGGGCGACTGGAAGAAGCTGTCGCTCAAGGACAAGAAGCTGCTGTATCGGCACAGCTTCTGTCAGACCTACGCCGAGTTTCAGCACTTCACGCCCGACTGGAAGCTGGTCATTGGCGTTGGCTGTTGGTCAGTCGCCATTGGACTACTTCTTTCGCTGTCCTACTACTTCAAGCTTTATGACCCCGTGCCGGAGACGTTTGCCGAGGACCGCCGCCAGGCGCAGCTGCGTCGCATCATTCAACTGCAGATGAACCCCATTACCGGACTGTCCTCCAAGTGGTGCTACCACACCAACAAATGGAAGTAG